The following nucleotide sequence is from Tribolium castaneum strain GA2 chromosome 5, icTriCast1.1, whole genome shotgun sequence.
GGTGTTGGCAATAGGAAGCGACCGTAATTCCAGGTGGTAATATCACACCAACTTGCGCCATACGTCCTGTTTCAGTCTCAACTGGGGCTTTTAAGCAGGAGAGATCGAGGTAAAACGAATTTTATCCTCTCTGCGCTGCACCAGTTATGATGAATATTGCAAATGATGAGAGAGAGGCCGGTCTGTATTTTCTGCCAATTTGCACTAATTTTGATGGCGTTGTGATGACgagtttttctatttttcctCTGatgattgtaatttttaacggCTGAGAGCCCCCGACGCGACGACAGTCTATTAGATTACCGTTACTTCCGCATGACATTTTGCGGCAATTTAACAAAAGCCGAAACCGTTTCGGCTACTTTTATTAGACCACGGACAACAATAAGTGACTTATTGATTACCTattgtagtattttttttagtaatttgtaaaaatatcaaCTTATTTTCGATTGAGACGAGCCAGATTCGCCGCCGGTCTGCTCCTCGGCATTGTGATAAAGCGATTGTAAGCGGGACGCGCCTTCAATATGCTTGAATGTACGCATTGGTTTACAAgttaaataaagcaaaaaatatcCAAACGGAAGAATACTGCAGAGAAACGTCGTTTCGCCACAGCTCGAATTTCTCAACAAAACGAAACTCGTTCTGAATATTTCCGAGACGGTCTCTCAACGTCGAATCGAATCCGACGAATGTAGAAAAGATTATAATCCCTAATaacttaaacaaattatacTGCGGCATGGACGCATGGATAAATTACAAAGTGTGgattaaatttcaataaatcttTCGTCTGAGATTCAATTGATGTTATGCGTTTACATTTTCCGCACCCCAACTCCGAAAGGATCCGAATAAACTATTATATAAAAGATATACAAATACCCTTTGCTCGTACGCGCAAAGACTTACAGCGAGGCTCTTTGAGAGCCACGCAACCGTCTTGAACCTAATGCCAATTTTTTCGGATAATTACAAAACTCGGAAAAAGCACCACCACTtgcaaaaaccaacaacaagTCTGCTGGTGCCATTATGAGATGCTGCAAGTGTTTGTAAACCAAATATAGCTTTGTAATGAAAAGAAAGCATCATCTGAAAAGCGATAATTGAATTTGATGAATTGGACATTCTGGAGGACTTCAGTCAACAATGGACGCGCAATAGCCTTTGTAGAAAGCTACATAATTGTATTTAAACACAAAGCTATTTATCGGCATATTGTGAAACGACAATACTTTTGTTACGCGAATGTTCGCGTTTTTATGGGTCTTAAACCGGGAAATAAAAACTCCaagaaaatcaataatttattaaaaccagcCCAAAAACAATTCACTATGCTAGTGTCGCCCTGCTTCCCGGCGTGAAGTCGCTGCTGCCGCCGCCCTCGAAGTGCCTGTATCTGAAAAAGCCCAAAAATAACAGCCCACAAACCGCCAAAGCCCTCACATTCGCTCGTATTTCAACTGCTCCGCTTTACTTAAAGAGGGCCTGGTGGTTTTTACGGCTTCCATTAGCTGGACCTGCTGAATCTCGCAGCGGAATTCTTGCATGTTTGCCTGcgataattacaaaataaatgcacCATAATTACTTCTTCTCGGCAAACAAtgcgaatcataaaatcgttaaTTAGTCGCATTGAAACTAATTCAAAGTAACAAATTCGATATGGTTGCGAACAATGCGGCAACGAGGCTAAGTGAAGGTAAAATTAACAATCAAAGCCCATTCAAttcaaacacaaattaaattaaacgaaataTAAGCATGTATTTAACAGCCGTTAATTGCGACTccatattgaaattaaaacggCCCTAACAAACGAACTCGAATCAAATATTGTAGTTAATTACGGAGAATGCGACGCACTCGCGGGATTCGCTCTTTTAAGTGCGTATACTTTGAGGGCGACATCACTTCGCACGATAATTGCTCCAGCCATTACCGGCCCCGCTCCCGAAACTATCAGCTAATATAATAATCAAAGATTTGTAAAAACGAGACATAAAAGTATGTTTCCCGAAACTATGAACGAAAAGACAGTTTTTTgtgaataaaaatcaattagcGTTTTGGGTGTAGTTTCAAATGCGAATATTTGCGAGGCGATGCTCCTAAAACAAGGCAGGGGGGCGCCACCTATTAGCGCAATATAATTGCCTCAGTCATTAGCCGTCTTCATTAAGGGAGCGCAGTTTTGAGCAATAGCTGATGAATTTATTCGTTTCGCGCCCTCAAAGTGCCACTTCTTGCAACAAAGTTGCAGTACCGGCAATTGTTGATCGATTGATGAGGGCGTTTTTGCACGAAACATCTTGAGACCGAATCAACGGAAGTGACGTCAATAAGGAAACGACTGTGCCGGCAGGCTCAATACTTGCTTCTCATTATAAAGCAATCAAGATACTACCTAGCGCTGTATAATCCGAATGATATTGTTATCGTGTAATGTGCCTAGAGTAGTTAGCGGCAAACCAAGACGCCTATCTCACTAACTTGTCTAATAAAGCCTAAGAAAACGGCTTAATGCGAAATTGCTTCGCTCATACCTCGTCCTGCAGGAGCTCCTTGACGGAGTCCAGCTGGGCGCTGTAGAGCACGGCCTGTAAGTCAGCCCCGGAAAAACCCTCAGTAGCGCTGGCGATTTTTCCTAAATCCACATCGttagaaaaattcaaacactTTGATAGAACTTTCAAAATCTCGAGTCTGGAATTCTACAACAGGCTGGTGCAACAAGATTTGgcagttttaaaacaaatacttCCTGGGGAAGAGGGCAATGAAGGTGGATGTCGAGACGGCCGGGTCGTAAAAGAGCCGGGTCTAGAAGGTCAGGTCGGGAAGTCGCTGCTAAAACAAACACCCCTGAAAGGGTTTCGATGCCGTCAAGTTGGGTCAAAAGCTGATTTACGACCCGGTCTGTTACGCCCGTGTTGTCGTGGCCTCTCCTAATTGCAAGAATTAACACATACAGTTAAACGGTCTTATAAtttggttttgatttttttcacacaCTAACCTGGGAGCCAGGCTGTCGAACTCGTCGAAGAACAATATGCATGGCTTGGCGCTTTGTGCTCTAAAAACGAGACGAATAAATCGCCAATTACATGCCCGTTCTCACCTTTGGAACACATCCCGAACGGCTTGCTCGCTAGCCCCGATATATTTCGATAAAAGTTCGGGTCCCTTTATGGAAATTAAGCGAAGTCCGCAGTGTTTTGCAGCTGCTCCTGCCAATATAGTTTTACCTGTACCGGGAGGACCGTAAAGGAGCAAACCGGATGGCAGACGAAGGGGCGCGTTTGAAAACAAATTAGGATactaaaaaactgatttttactTCGTTCCTAACTGTGGTTTCGTGCTACTTTCGCCGGCCATAGCATTGTCTCAATTAGGAGTTTTTTGACACTGGATAAACCCCCAATATCGTCCAAGTTTTTATCACCAGATGGAAGAAGATTAACGCCTGATAAACACGTTTCAGTTACTGTTTCCAAAGCCGTTTCGCAACACTTTTCAGTGATTGTCATTGTGTCTTTatcaaaatctacaaaactgaTTAAACACCAAATAATTCAATCGAGTAATTACCGTATTGGTACGActcaaataaagttttattaacgAAATCAACAAGGTCCTGCATGACGaaactttcagttttttcaaccAAGTGCTCCAAACCAACATCGCAGTTACAAttagcgaaaaaaaattcgatcaATTTTTTCCTATCATTCTAAAGTGAAACAATTAACGATTGGATaaaacagaaatatttttaactcaCTTTATTTAACTGATTGATtccaaaaacgtgtttaaaaaggtGGTGGCCTCTCGttgcataaatatttttatgtaatttggACGCTGATTCAGCTGTTGCTATTACAGCGACGGCGttattttcgcaaaaatgtTCAAACAGCGTTTCCAACATTTCACTTACTCTAAGTACAAAAATCAATCGCtcattcaatttttaaaagaccTACCTGTTGAAATAAACCGTATTTGGCGACAGGGCGTCGCCTTCGTTAACGTTTTCACACAAAATTTCAAGATTATCGAGAATTAAAACAGAGGGTTGATGGTGAATTAAAtcgaagaaagttgtagacaAGAGTTTATGTAACGATTCGACGGTCTTTCCTTTGACTGActtgcaattaattttttttgtatgaatAAAAAAGGGATAAGAGTTTATTTTATGTGCAATAATCGTAGCCAAAGTTGTTTTACCAGTACCAGGTTTCCCTAAACTCAagttagattaaaaaaatcaaaacaataaaCGTGTTCACCTGTTATTAATACATTttccaatttattaaaacttttagtTTTGTAGGTACACAAAAATACACAACTGTCGATAATCTCGTTATAGTTAGCCACATCCGTTGCGTATTCGTCGACCAAAAATTcctttttatcgaaaatttcgCGCTGAGGAATTGTTtcgttgataaaaattaatttgcaatCTCGAACCAAGTCTTGTGTTACcacacaaaattttgcttggcAAGGTTGGAATCGTACCAAACATCTCACATTACTGCCAATTTCCAATATTACGtcagaatttaaaacaaattcgtGTTTTTTGCAATTGTCGGCTAAGTATTGCTGAAACTTTTGAACCACATCAATTGAATAATCCCGTTTTGTGTAAATTTCTATTTCTTTGATTTCTGGCAAAGTACTGATGTGGGGTTCTAGTCGAATTCGTGCCCCAACTTCACAATTCAAATGAGTAAAAAGTGTATTGCTGACAAATACATTCTCTAAGCACAATTTATTTTGGACAAAATCGCTTAAAACGTCCTCGACAATAATTAATCTGACGTAAAGCGATTTGTCGACGTCTTCGTTACTcaacaattttagtaaaaacaatgtggtgttatttattgtgtcttttattttttgtgggaCATTGGCCCTCAACACAAAAACGTTAAATGGAGAATTTAAATCGCGCATTTGCGAAACTATTTCTTCAAAAGGCACGATacgcaaaattaaattttcatcattgttTTTACATTCAGGCAGAAACTTTGATGTTTtgtctgtgtttttagactcATTGCTGTTCGAAAttggatgaatttttttttctggtgCTATTATTACGACTTCGGTCAGATTATCAATTTTGCCGGGAGAAATTGGTTTAATATCACCTACAATTAATTGAATAATAGTTATAAGGAGGGAGGAATGGGCACATTATTATAGTGACTGTAAGCGACTTACAGACAGTAACAGTTACATGAATTGTTGCCCCAATCCAAATGACAAATTTTTGTCCATTTGTGAGAACACGAATTTGCTCAAGCAAAGTGGACTGAACATTTTCAGCTAATGATTCCTGAAGTTACATGATTATAAAATGCAAGATAAGAAGATGAAGTAATTACCAAAACTAAATGGTCATTACTATCAACGGCCGTTATTGTAACACTCTGAATTGTTGGAGGTTTTGATATTTCAGAAACAGTAACCAACGAATTGTCCTCAAGGCCCAAGGCCTTCGCATATAACGAATTAATACCAAGACTTTGGTCATCAACTGATCCTGATAAAGGGTCAACGGACACGTGGATTGCTTCATTGTCATTGTAGGACAATTTGAGGACATTCTTCAATCAGTCGtgacaatattaatttagCGGACACGAGACAATACTTACATTCtgtaaatgtttgaaattattaacaGACAAGACAcagaaacagttttttgaggttacgtaTCTGACAGTTAATAATCcctcaaacattttttagttGAGTaccataaaaaaatgcaaaaaaattagaggAATTTATACATCTGGGCAAAATCAACACTTTtcacttaaataaataaattaaacctttTCCATAAATTACAAATCGCGTTTTTGAAAGTCACCAGCAGAGGCCTCGTCTGTCGTACaacttaaatgcaaaaagatttacaattttaatccTGTTTAACACAACTTATCAATTTTGAACCAAGTGTTACTGTACTTTAACCACTCGTTAACTTTTTTGTGTGGAATCGACTCCAGTTTGTGCAAATAAATTATCAATATATACGATTCAAATTTACCACCACTGTTTCATCCcttctattttatttaactacCAATGGGGACGAAGCAGTGAAACGTTTCAAAACAACTGCAAGCCGACAAGCTTTAAACATCAACGAACTTCACATGTGAATTTTTACAagcttttctacacttttctACAAGCAATTTTACAAGTTTTAAGGAGGTAAGTGGTCGTTAGTTTCTCGTTCTTGGGGGTACTTGTTTCATTGACTAGTTTTTACACCATTCTAATTCATAATCTAACGTTTTTCTAAGCGGCGACATTAACGAACTTTTTGCTTGAACAGTTTTTATGCggttttttctgaaatttgtTCGTGATTGCAAGCTTAGGAACGATCCGAATGTGGATATTAATCCACATTTCTGCATGAAAGGGGTTTGGTTAAAAAAGGCGGTAAAATGCAGATGAGATAAAACAGGGTGTAGTTTTGTTTACAATACTGCAAAGTTAGAGAAAACGTAGCGAATGCTTTACTCAATTAGCGATCAATTCGATAAATAGCATTTTTGGGGCGTAAAACTAACATGGGTTATGGGGTCCTGGAGTTGACATTTGATTTTcttcaccaaatttttattttattcaaaagggACTCATCATCACACACATACACAAATAACCCGAGACATttctgttaattaataatgaaagTTGTGAGTGAGGTACGTAACGGTGCATTTTTGAGAGCCCCCTGTTGAAGGTCCCTTTTTCCAGAACATTGCGATGGCTCCCTTGAAGCCCCTAAGCAGAGCCGTCACAGGCGCCATCCGTACAAACCAAAAAGCCTCAGTTTCCACCCGAAGCCGGTCATCAGTCCTGACAAACGCCCAAATCCGCCCAAAACGAAAAGCCGACTTTTCCCCCGTCAAAGAAAATGTTAAACGATCAGCAATGGGTGACATCACCAACAACAAAAAGTTCGATGATAAAAAGAAAGCCACTTTAAAACAGCCCGCGAAGAAGACGATCGTTCAAGTCAAAACACTGCCCTCGGTGAGAACCGTGCTCAAGCCCAAGCAGAACGAGAATGTTCTGCCCCCGCAAGCCCCCTGTCTCAACGGGGTGGTGACTAGGGCTGCTGTGAAAAACGTGACGACTGGCCAGACGGCAGTCAAACCCAAAGAAGCGCTCAAAGAGATCTCTAATCCTCGCATCAAGACAAGACTGAGCAACGAGTTTGAAAAGACTGAAGAATCTCTCTATTCGTCAGCGTTGGAGGAACTGTAAGTCGCGCCAAAGCAGATTTTTTCGCGTAATGAGGGATGGTTTTAGCAATGATTCCGTTAGTTCCAGCGGAGCCAAAGCGAAAACGCCCCCCAGTGATGAGAAATCCCCGAACCTATCTGTGGTGTCCATCGTGGCCCAGCAGCTCCAGAACAAACTCAATCTGGGCATTCATGAAGTTCCCGAGGGAGTGCCCGACTTTGATAAGGAGAACTGGGACGACGTGCACCAGGTGTCCCACTACGCCATGGACATTTTCAATTACATGAAGAGTCGAGAGgtacttttttattacaaatcaaCTGttgtcagatttttttttttgtaaaaatccaAAGAAAGGCTGCATATTTTCGGTGTTTAATGCATTTAATTTaagtgttaaaattattttttgggccGCTGGTAGAAAAAATTACGTGTTTTAGCCGCAGTTTGAAATCGCCGACTACATGGACAGACAAGTCTGTCTCACGAGCTGGATGCGGTCGCTTCTGGTGGACTGGATGGTTGAAGTGCAAGAAAGTTTCGAACTGAACCACGAGACGCTTTACTTAGGAGTAAAATTAGTGGATTTTTACTTAAGTCGGATGACTGTCGGCAAAGAGACCTTGCAATTAGTGGGCGCAGCTTCCATGTTCATAGCTAGTAAATACGACGAAAGAATTCCGCCGGCCATCAACGACTTTTTGTACATTTGTGATGGGGCATACACGTGCCGGGAGCTCGTCCGAatggaaataaatattttaaaagtctGTGATTTTAATCTGGGCATTCCAATCAGCTACAGATTTCTCAGGAGATACGCTAGAGTAACAACTCGTCACATATCCCTAAAGTTTTACCCCAACTTTACTTTCAGTGTGCCAAAATCACAATGCCTGTGCTCACCCTCGcaagatttattttagaatattCGCTGATGGATTATGCCACTGTTACTGTACGCGACTCAAAATTGGCCTCAGCGTCACTGTATCTGGCGCTCAAGATGAAGAAAATTAGTGGGTGGACGACCGCCTTAGAGTTTTATTCAGGtgcttattttatttaattcaaaaaaatacgtaTTACATTTTGTTGTTTCAGGCTACAAACTTGAAGATTTTAAAGAAGTTGTGATTTTACTAAACGACGGGTTACACAAAAAGCCGAAAAGTCCGCTAATGACTGTAAGAAATAAGTATTCCCATAAGATATTCTTTGAAGTAGCCAAGATTCCACTAATAAGTAACGAAGAATTGTTTGTTTAGGCCAATTGATGGGTAAATGTCTGTAGTTTTTGACGCTTTACTTGTTCGTAAAGTGAGTTTTTATATCTGATTATTCGCATTATTTAAGTCCAGGTCTGTCTAGatgtatttattgttttaaaattatattaatttttatcgtgTGTGGCATTAAGTAAATTTTCgtcaaattttattacggTTGATGAAGACATCGACAAGATATGGTTTGTACTTGTTGATTTATGTTGAATAATGAGTAATTTAAGTTACACAAGCATTGAATGATTATTACCTAACGTTTGAACTTTAGGCGCCGTTTTTACGTAAGAAGTTACATCAGGAGAATTGCTCGTTCaattgaataaaacatttcGTGTTATTGGTACAAATGTCAATGGTTTTTCTTCACCTTGCATCCTTTCATTAGCTTAATTACGTTAGATTTATTTGTAGTTCGGGGATGTATGGACGAAAACAAAGTAAATATTTCACTTTATGGtacaaatataaatacagCCCAAAACCTTAACATTGAAAATAATGTCGAATCCAGTTAAAGAGAGATGACcagaattaatattttactacATAAATGCTATCTCTAAGTCTTTCTTTGATTACATTGTAAAAATCAGTCGTCATCCTCTGAAAGGTCTTCATCTGTTGTATACTCCGACTCGTGGGCGTCCTCCTTAGCCGACCCCTCCTCCTCCTCCAGATCCTCCCATTGCGGGTGCTCTGTGATTTCAGCAGGCGCAGCTTTCACATCTAATTTGATATCTTTCTGCTGATCAAACCCTATATACGAATCCGACCTCAGACACACGGTGAAAGTGTAAACTCCTACCCAGTTTGGAGCTGTGAACTGAAACaacaattgaaaattttaatccaaacaaaCAATTACACGTACTTTTAAGTGTACAACTTCCTGGTCTATTAAACTGGTGACATAATGAGGCACTGTTAAGAGCGTCCTTGACTTCCTATCGCAAATATACGTCCACCAATACTCCTGCTTGTCGTTAGGAAAGTAAGGACTATGCACTGGATGCGAAGTCTTTGATTTGCCTTGCAACGCCTTCTCCCTCTCATGCAACTTCTTGAACTTCTCCCACTCTTGATCATCATCCTCATTCTGCGACTTCTGGACACTGTCATCCTCTGACGACTTGTCGTTCGTTTCAGCGTCGCTCACATCCGACTCTTCGCTTTCTTCTTCTTTACTTTTCTCTTCCTTGACTTTCTTCTTGTCGGACGATGGGACTGGAGACTCGTCCGCTTTGGGTTTAACCACTGCGGCGGTGGCTTTCGGTTGTTTGACAggttttttgttcttttttccACCGCCTCGTTTTTGCTTCAGCCAAGCTGGACGTTTTATTACCGGGACTTGAGGATCAGTGTCACCAGCAGCTGCTTCTTTAGCGTCACCGTCAACGCCGTTTTCGTTGATCAGGTTGTTGTCTTTCACAGTTTCGTCACCAAACAAGGTGCTCATTGGCTTGCGGGTTAGGGTCACTATGACGGTCACGATCGCCCCAACGGTCACTTCAGTGGGGTTCTCATCATCCATAACTacagtaaagaaattaattgtttatcTAGTTTTTTTGTCAACAAACAAACCTTCGTATTTGACTTGGAAGTCAATGTAAGGCATGTTTCCCAAAACTTTCATCACATTGTCATACTCCTGCTCGctgaaatttcgcaaaatattcCTCCTTTCGTCCCCTTTTAGTTGGGCAAACTGTTGTAGAGACCTGATGGGCTTCTTCTTATTCATAAAATACTTCAAGTTGTCTTCATTAATGTAAGGTAGTTGAAGTAAAGGCGACTTAAATTCCCACAAGCCTTGGACGATCATTGGGCACAGTTTCATACAGTTTTCTATTGTCTCAATTGTAGGTAATCTTTGTACTGCaagaaaacaaatagaaaCGAGCACAACGTAAAATAAGTGAGCTCACTTCTGCGATTATACGCCAATACTATGAGTTGATTGACACAGTTGACCTGTTCCTGGATTAGAGTTGGGCATTTTGCAATGATATAACGCCTGTCTTCCTCTAAAGTGTTGGGGTTTAGAGGTATGCGGGACAGGTGAGCATGAATGATAGCACGAGCCTTAATACTATAAGTGTAACACAAGGGCGCTTCTTTATTCTTTTCACTCagatttggcaattttttgatgAGTTGGGGCACCTCCTCGTTGTCCAAATCTCGCTCTTTTATCTCcgaattgtgttttttgttaaactctAAACTAGCGGCTAGGATCATAATTACACGCTTGAGCACCATGTTGGGAGTTTTATGGAAAAAGTAGTAGTACATCTGGGTTGTGTCTAGCAAGACTTGGTCGGTGAATTTTATGCTTCTGTACCACCACGTCCCGACCTGGAGAAGCAAAAAAGTGGGAAAAATTCCAGACGGGTAGAAAAATACTTACCACTATTGGAAGCGCCACCATGAAGACAAGCCCATACAGCCCCAGCACCCACACGCTGTTCTCCTTCTCCACAATCCACGACGGGAGCGCTATCCCAAAACTCATGGCTCCGGGACCGTCCGGATTTCCGTATTTCTCCCAGTTTTTTCTCGCTTCATCGTCAGTTAACGCCTGGTAGGCTTTCGACAACTTCATGAATTCTTTCTCATTGCCGGTATCTTTGTCAGGATGAAGGATGAGAGAGAGTCTCCTGTAGGCTTTCTTGATCTCGGCTTGGCTCGCCCCAAGGGGGATCCCCAGTATTTCATAAGGGTCAAAGTTTGCCATTTCATAATCAAACTGAGATACTTTGTACGCTAACAGCAGTAGTAGCAACCACCCAATTATTATCACtagctttattaaaaaattcttgggGCCCTTCCAAGGATCCGCGTTCTTTTGGAACTCCCTTTTCTTGATACATGGGGGGCAGTGGCATTTTTTACTCTCTTCCTCGGGGTCTGCAACAAACGGCTTCAGAAACTGAACGTCTGGACATGCAGTAAAGGTCCATATAAATTAAACTGTTCTAACctctctttttttctctcgGCCAGTAGTATATCGTCGCTGGGATTAAGATTAAGGCTAAAAATGATAGTAAGAAGTAGAAAAACGTCGAACCACTTTCATCATATTGGAATTTTTGCCCCATTTCctcttatttattaaaattggacGACGTGTAATATTTGACAATTCGATTCGAAACCTACTTCAAATTGTTGCGCATGTGGCATGTGAGAGCCAAGCGTGTTTACAGTTATGTGGAGGCTTTCCACCTTCAATTGACTTTACCCGATTTTAGGACAATTAACAGGCATTAAAATTGTATCACAAGTTTCCATAAAAGATATTGATTCGATCATTTGCGACCGGTACTACTGGTAGTTCATTTGTCTCGAAAAAAGACCgtcgtttttgaatgtttttaggCCGgttatttctcattttttttaaagaggtCACATACAAATACATCGTAACAAATAACGGCTAgtaatacttttttaaatcattattCCCAACACACGTGGCGCCCAATTTTGGATCTTTATTGCCAACTTTATGTGTTCTTACGGTGATTACCCGTAACACCattgtaaaaagttaaaagctgtgtcaaaaatgtaaatcaataAGCATAACATGATCACTGATTATTGACTATATTTGAAAACGGAAAAACAACAACTCAAGGCATagaagtaaagaaattttgatttattaatagTTCTTACTTACTTTTATACTGAAATAAACGATGGGGAGCACCACAGATGCTATAAATATCTAAACAAATCCTCGTAAAAAGAGAAAGTTGCTGGGAGGGTACCCATTTTTGCGTTTTCAAATTCAGCGCCTGACTGTAACACCGACAATTCTCGCTTTTACCGACCGAGGCAAGGCCACTTCCTTTTATATGGCGGACATTGTGTTCGCTTGATGTGCGAGACAAGTGAAAAGTAGAAttaagttttacaaaaaatggtaATTATATTCCGTCTTTTTTAGTCACTattgttaaaattatcaatttccGAACTTAATATCATGTTTTTGTTGCCCAAAAAAGCGTACTTGACTCAATTTTGGTGTACATATGACGCGACCACGTGTCCGAACATTTCCCCATAGAAATATTTGTTGTTAACTAGTGATGAATAACGCTTTTGGTCCGTGTTTCTGATAACCACTGATTATATTCTCAAAAGCTCTGACCCTCCCTTATCCCTTTACACCCTGGTAATTTTTCCCGAACTTGTCACTCAGAAGGGGTTGTTTCAGTCGCTGGCCGCCGCGCGCCCCTTAGTGAGCGTGTACAATGAGAAATCCGAGGAGGTGAAGGGCGAGACCGTGGTCTTGCCGGCCGTCTTCAAGGCCCCCATTAGGCCCGATGTCGTCAACTTCGTGCACCAACAGCTCTCCATGAACCATCGCCAGGCCTACTGCGTTAGTGACAAAGCCGGCCACCAGACCTCTGCCGAGTCCTGGGGCACTGGCCGTGCCGTGGCGCGTATTCCCCGTGTCCGGGGCGGCGGCACCCACCGCTCGGGACAGGGTGCGTTCGGGAACATGTGTCGCGGGGGGCGCATGTTCGCACCGACCAAACCATGGCGTCGCTGGCACAGACGCGTCAATGTTAACCAACGTCGGTATGCTCTGGCTTCGGCTGTGGCCGCCAGTGGGGTCCCAGCTTTGGTCATGAGCAAGGGGCATGTCATCGATCAGGTGCCAGAGCTGCCGCTGGT
It contains:
- the CycB3 gene encoding G2/mitotic-specific cyclin-B3 isoform X3; its protein translation is MAPLKPLSRAVTGAIRTNQKASVSTRSRSSVLTNAQIRPKRKADFSPVKENVKRSAMGDITNNKKFDDKKKATLKQPAKKTIVQVKTLPSVRTVLKPKQNENVLPPQAPCLNGVVTRAAVKNVTTGQTAVKPKEALKEISNPRIKTRLSNEFEKTEESLYSSALEELNDSVSSSGAKAKTPPSDEKSPNLSVVSIVAQQLQNKLNLGIHEVPEGVPDFDKENWDDVHQVSHYAMDIFNYMKSREPQFEIADYMDRQVCLTSWMRSLLVDWMVEVQESFELNHETLYLGVKLVDFYLSRMTVGKETLQLVGAASMFIASKYDERIPPAINDFLYICDGAYTCRELVRMEINILKVCDFNLGIPISYRFLRRYARCAKITMPVLTLARFILEYSLMDYATVTVRDSKLASASLYLALKMKKISGWTTALEFYSGYKLEDFKEVVILLNDGLHKKPKSPLMTVRNKYSHKIFFEVAKIPLISNEELFV
- the Pex1 gene encoding uncharacterized protein Pex1 — its product is MFEGLLTVRYVTSKNCFCVLSVNNFKHLQNNVLKLSYNDNEAIHVSVDPLSGSVDDQSLGINSLYAKALGLEDNSLVTVSEISKPPTIQSVTITAVDSNDHLVLESLAENVQSTLLEQIRVLTNGQKFVIWIGATIHVTVTVCDIKPISPGKIDNLTEVVIIAPEKKIHPISNSNESKNTDKTSKFLPECKNNDENLILRIVPFEEIVSQMRDLNSPFNVFVLRANVPQKIKDTINNTTLFLLKLLSNEDVDKSLYVRLIIVEDVLSDFVQNKLCLENVFVSNTLFTHLNCEVGARIRLEPHISTLPEIKEIEIYTKRDYSIDVVQKFQQYLADNCKKHEFVLNSDVILEIGSNVRCLVRFQPCQAKFCVVTQDLVRDCKLIFINETIPQREIFDKKEFLVDEYATDVANYNEIIDSCVFLCTYKTKSFNKLENVLITGKPGTGKTTLATIIAHKINSYPFFIHTKKINCKSVKGKTVESLHKLLSTTFFDLIHHQPSVLILDNLEILCENVNEGDALSPNTVYFNRVSEMLETLFEHFCENNAVAVIATAESASKLHKNIYATRGHHLFKHVFGINQLNKNDRKKLIEFFFANCNCDVGLEHLVEKTESFVMQDLVDFVNKTLFESYQYDFDKDTMTITEKCCETALETVTETCLSGVNLLPSGDKNLDDIGGLSSVKKLLIETMLWPAKYPNLFSNAPLRLPSGLLLYGPPGTGKTILAGAAAKHCGLRLISIKGPELLSKYIGASEQAVRDVFQRAQSAKPCILFFDEFDSLAPRRGHDNTGVTDRVVNQLLTQLDGIETLSGVFVLAATSRPDLLDPALLRPGRLDIHLHCPLPQENSRLEILKVLSKCLNFSNDVDLGKIASATEGFSGADLQAVLYSAQLDSVKELLQDEANMQEFRCEIQQVQLMEAVKTTRPSLSKAEQLKYERIYRHFEGGGSSDFTPGSRATLA
- the CycB3 gene encoding G2/mitotic-specific cyclin-B3 isoform X1, yielding MKVVSENIAMAPLKPLSRAVTGAIRTNQKASVSTRSRSSVLTNAQIRPKRKADFSPVKENVKRSAMGDITNNKKFDDKKKATLKQPAKKTIVQVKTLPSVRTVLKPKQNENVLPPQAPCLNGVVTRAAVKNVTTGQTAVKPKEALKEISNPRIKTRLSNEFEKTEESLYSSALEELNDSVSSSGAKAKTPPSDEKSPNLSVVSIVAQQLQNKLNLGIHEVPEGVPDFDKENWDDVHQVSHYAMDIFNYMKSREPQFEIADYMDRQVCLTSWMRSLLVDWMVEVQESFELNHETLYLGVKLVDFYLSRMTVGKETLQLVGAASMFIASKYDERIPPAINDFLYICDGAYTCRELVRMEINILKVCDFNLGIPISYRFLRRYARCAKITMPVLTLARFILEYSLMDYATVTVRDSKLASASLYLALKMKKISGWTTALEFYSGYKLEDFKEVVILLNDGLHKKPKSPLMTVRNKYSHKIFFEVAKIPLISNEELFV
- the CycB3 gene encoding G2/mitotic-specific cyclin-B3 isoform X2, translated to MKVVSENIAMAPLKPLSRAVTGAIRTNQKASVSTRSRSSVLTNAQIRPKRKADFSPVKENVKRSAMGDITNNKKFDDKKKATLKQPAKKTIVQVKTLPSVRTVLKPKQNENVLPPQAPCLNGVVTRAAVKNVTTGQTAVKPKEALKEISNPRIKTRLSNEFEKTEESLYSSALEELSSGAKAKTPPSDEKSPNLSVVSIVAQQLQNKLNLGIHEVPEGVPDFDKENWDDVHQVSHYAMDIFNYMKSREPQFEIADYMDRQVCLTSWMRSLLVDWMVEVQESFELNHETLYLGVKLVDFYLSRMTVGKETLQLVGAASMFIASKYDERIPPAINDFLYICDGAYTCRELVRMEINILKVCDFNLGIPISYRFLRRYARCAKITMPVLTLARFILEYSLMDYATVTVRDSKLASASLYLALKMKKISGWTTALEFYSGYKLEDFKEVVILLNDGLHKKPKSPLMTVRNKYSHKIFFEVAKIPLISNEELFV